Part of the Armatimonadota bacterium genome is shown below.
CCGGAGCGCTGGCGTCGGTCAAGCTGGGCATCCCGGTGGCGCATGTGGAGGCCGGTCTGCGATCGTACAATCGCAAAATGCCCGAAGAGATCAACCGAGCGCTGACCGACCATGCCTCGTCGCTGTTGTTTGCGCCTACCGAAAATGCCAGGAGAACGCTTTTGGGAGAAGGCCTGTCAGACGAGCGGATCCGACTAGTTGGCGATGTTATGTATGACGCCGCTCTGGATGCGGCGGACCGAGCGGGCGACGAACCGCTTCGCAAGTACGAACTTATTGCCGGCGAATACATCGTAGCGACGATTCATAGGGCCGAGAACACGGACGACCCGGATCGCCTTTCGGCCATTTTTCAAGGCCTGGCGCGGGCGGAGTTGCCTGTGCTGTGCCCGCTTCATCCTCGGACCAAGAGCGCGCTGGGATCGTTCGAGGCTCCGAATCTCCGCTTGATCAATCCGGTCGGCTACTTTGAGATGGCCTCGCTGATTCGCCATGCGCGGTTGGTCGTTACCGATTCGGGCGGTCTTCAGAAGGAAGCTTACTTTCATCGAACGCCTTGTCTGACTCTGCGCAGCGAGACGGAATGGGTCGAACTGGTCGAGATGGGTTGGAACCGCGTGCACGATCCCATCTCGCCCGAGCTGGCAGCCGAGGCGATTCGGGACGCGATCAACGCCGATCTGCCCAAGGACGCGCCCAATCCTTATGGCGACGGTCAAGCGGGGCGCAAGATCGCTGAAATCCTGACAACGATGGAGCCGCGTCTGTGAGAATCGCCTATCTGCTCCACTGGATGGGCGGATCGGAAAGCGGCGTTTTTAGAAAAGTGGACGCGCAAGCGCGAGCGTGGCAAGCGGCCGGTTGCGATGCGAGTCTCTTTCTGTTGCGAGCGCAGGGCAGCCCTTTGCCATCGACCGAGCTACCTCTTCGTTCGGTCGAGTACGACGGATTTCGCGGTCGCTTTGCCGCCGTAGCGTCTCTGGTCGAACAGATCAACGACTGGTCGCCGGACATCGTCTATCTGCGCCAAGACCTGTACTATCCTGCGCTTTCTGGGTTGCGATCGCCGATCGTGATCGAGGTCAATTCGCACGACTTGAAGGAGTACGCCGCCGGACCGCGCGGACGCTATTTTTATCACCGTCTTACTCGAGGCCGATTGTTCGGGCTGGCGTCGGGCATCGTCTATGTGGCTCACGGCTTGGCCCTGGATCGGGATTTTCGCGCTCTGTGCCGTCCGGGCATCGTCATCCCGAACGGCATCGACCTGAACCGTTATGAGTCATTGCCATTGCCTTCGAACGCTCGTCCGCGATTGGCGTTTATGGGCACGCCCGGCCAGCGCTGGCACGGGGCCGACAAGATTGCAAGGTTGGCCGCCGAGACGCCAGACTGGGATTACATTTTAATCGGTCCTAACGCCGACGAGGCTCCGGCCTCGCCGCCCAACGTCAAAGCCTTGGGCTATTTGAAAGAACAGGATTATCGACAGGCGCTGGGCGAGTGCAATGCCGCGATCGGCTCGCTGGCGATGGATCGGGCGGGCGTTGCAGAAGGTTCGCCGTTAAAAGTCCGCGAGTACCTGGCATTGGGACTGCCGACGCTGATCGCCTATCGGGACAGCGACTTTTTGGGCGGGGCGGAGTTCCTCTTAGAATTGCCTTTAGGTTCCGAGCCGATCGATCACCTACCCAAGATTCGAAGATTTGTAGAGGATTGGCAAGGCCGAAGGGTCGAGCGATGCCAGATTCAACATCTTGATTGGGCGGAAAAGGAGGAACGACGTCTTGCCTTCTTCCGATCGCTCTCATCGCCGAAGAAGATTCTGTTCGTTTCGACCGGACTGGACGTAGGGGGCGCGGAGACGCAATTGTTCAGCCTGGCCACAGGGCTCAAGCAGCGGGGATGGTCGCCTTGGGTCGTCTCATTGCTGCCTCCTGGCCCCATTGGCTCAAAACTCTTGCGCGAAGATGTGCCGGTCGCCTCGTTGGAGATGCGACGGCGGTTGCCCGACCCTCGCGCCATTGCGCGCCTTGCTCGTTGCGTCCGATCCTGGCGGCCTAATATCGCCCATTCTCATCAAATTCATGCCAATCTGCTGTCCCGCATCGCTCGTGTCTTTGCTCGACAGGGTCGATTGGTCTGTACGGCTCACAGCATGAACGAAGGCGGTCGCCTGCGAATGGCGGCCTATCGATTGACCGAGCGGCTATGCGACGTTACGACCATCATCAGCCAGGCCGCCGCCGCCGCCATGATCGACAAAGGCGGAGCGAGCGCGGGCAAGCTCCGAGTCATCCCGAACGGCGTCGATACCGAGCGATTTGGACCAATCGATAGGC
Proteins encoded:
- the wecB gene encoding UDP-N-acetylglucosamine 2-epimerase (non-hydrolyzing), yielding MKIATVVGARPQFVKAAVVSRALEGRCDESIIHTGQHYDPEMSERFFEELRIPAPAINLSIGSGPHGAQTGRMLEGLERVLQELEPDWTLVYGDTNSTLAGALASVKLGIPVAHVEAGLRSYNRKMPEEINRALTDHASSLLFAPTENARRTLLGEGLSDERIRLVGDVMYDAALDAADRAGDEPLRKYELIAGEYIVATIHRAENTDDPDRLSAIFQGLARAELPVLCPLHPRTKSALGSFEAPNLRLINPVGYFEMASLIRHARLVVTDSGGLQKEAYFHRTPCLTLRSETEWVELVEMGWNRVHDPISPELAAEAIRDAINADLPKDAPNPYGDGQAGRKIAEILTTMEPRL
- a CDS encoding glycosyltransferase gives rise to the protein MRIAYLLHWMGGSESGVFRKVDAQARAWQAAGCDASLFLLRAQGSPLPSTELPLRSVEYDGFRGRFAAVASLVEQINDWSPDIVYLRQDLYYPALSGLRSPIVIEVNSHDLKEYAAGPRGRYFYHRLTRGRLFGLASGIVYVAHGLALDRDFRALCRPGIVIPNGIDLNRYESLPLPSNARPRLAFMGTPGQRWHGADKIARLAAETPDWDYILIGPNADEAPASPPNVKALGYLKEQDYRQALGECNAAIGSLAMDRAGVAEGSPLKVREYLALGLPTLIAYRDSDFLGGAEFLLELPLGSEPIDHLPKIRRFVEDWQGRRVERCQIQHLDWAEKEERRLAFFRSLSSPKKILFVSTGLDVGGAETQLFSLATGLKQRGWSPWVVSLLPPGPIGSKLLREDVPVASLEMRRRLPDPRAIARLARCVRSWRPNIAHSHQIHANLLSRIARVFARQGRLVCTAHSMNEGGRLRMAAYRLTERLCDVTTIISQAAAAAMIDKGGASAGKLRVIPNGVDTERFGPIDRPPNDDFVWVALCRLDAAKDIPTMLKAARIALSDKGRLLIAGDGPLKAELVTMAIGMGAKVQFVGTVSDSANFLQAADGFLMSSAWEGLPMSLLEAAATGLPIASTSVGGIPEVVEDGLSGLLCSAGDAEALAANMTRVMAMAPTEREAMGKAARKRVIEKFSLCAVLDQWEALFDEIGS